The following are encoded together in the Geobacter sulfurreducens PCA genome:
- a CDS encoding ABC transporter ATP-binding protein: MRPCWRTYLLGALCLVGTNGCALLIPWLLKLAVEGLRSPGQATRSPDWYGGVIIGAALVQGVIRIFSRTKLLHAARRIEFAIREDLFAKLLSLDMPYFSGERTGDLMSRFANDLTNIRMLLGFGVLNVINTVVIYGAALVLMANIDVTLTVLAVAPFPLMILVVKGLTRRMYHCSRRAQEELAKLSSQAEENVSAAVVVRAYRREAAAVNAFRRASLDYFASNMAMARLRGLMLPLMAATSALGTLVVLFVGGSRVIEGILTLGDFVAFSGYLAMLVWPTVIFGWILNLIQRGGASMARLNEIFDARSLVADPEAPAPIAAIRGEIELRGLRFSYNGGEVLRGVSLRVQAGKRVGIVGGVGSGKTTLVRLLARLYPVGDGQLFIDGTDINQIPLEVLRRGVGFVPQESFLFSRTIGENIACGRDGATEHEVMEAARLASLDGDLARFPRGLATVVGERGVTLSGGQRQRVAIARALLRNPSVLVLDDPLSAVDARTEEEILRSLAGYYGDRTVVIISHRLSAVRTCDVIVLLKDGVIAEQGSHDELVARGGAYAALWHEQQLRDEIAGFREDGVEKEGEKGALQTENAVL; this comes from the coding sequence ATGCGTCCCTGTTGGCGCACGTATCTTCTTGGCGCCCTCTGCCTGGTCGGCACGAACGGATGCGCACTCCTGATTCCGTGGCTCCTGAAGCTTGCCGTGGAAGGGCTGCGGTCTCCCGGTCAGGCGACCCGCTCACCGGATTGGTATGGCGGGGTCATTATCGGCGCGGCACTTGTGCAAGGGGTCATTCGCATTTTCTCGCGCACCAAGCTTCTGCACGCCGCGCGCAGGATTGAGTTCGCAATCCGCGAGGACCTTTTCGCCAAGCTTCTCTCCCTCGACATGCCCTATTTTTCCGGGGAGCGGACCGGCGACCTCATGTCGCGCTTCGCCAACGACCTGACCAATATCCGGATGCTCCTGGGCTTCGGGGTGCTGAACGTCATCAATACGGTCGTCATTTATGGGGCGGCGCTGGTGCTCATGGCGAACATTGACGTGACGCTCACCGTTCTGGCTGTTGCGCCGTTCCCTCTTATGATCCTGGTGGTCAAGGGGCTCACGCGAAGGATGTATCACTGCTCGCGGCGGGCGCAGGAGGAGTTGGCGAAGCTTTCCAGTCAGGCTGAGGAAAATGTCTCTGCAGCCGTAGTGGTGAGGGCCTACCGTCGCGAGGCGGCGGCGGTGAATGCCTTTCGCCGGGCAAGTCTCGACTACTTTGCCAGCAATATGGCGATGGCGCGCCTGAGGGGGCTCATGCTCCCTCTCATGGCGGCCACGTCGGCCCTAGGCACCCTGGTGGTTCTTTTTGTGGGCGGAAGCCGCGTCATCGAGGGGATTCTCACCCTGGGTGATTTCGTCGCTTTTAGTGGCTACCTGGCCATGCTCGTCTGGCCTACGGTCATCTTTGGCTGGATACTCAACCTGATCCAGCGGGGAGGCGCCTCCATGGCCCGCCTGAATGAGATCTTCGACGCCCGGTCGCTGGTGGCGGACCCGGAGGCACCGGCGCCGATCGCCGCCATCCGGGGGGAGATCGAGCTGCGGGGCCTCCGCTTCAGCTACAACGGCGGAGAGGTGTTGCGAGGCGTATCGCTCCGGGTGCAGGCGGGCAAACGGGTCGGCATTGTGGGGGGGGTCGGATCGGGCAAGACGACCCTCGTACGCCTGCTTGCGCGACTCTATCCCGTTGGTGATGGGCAGCTTTTCATTGATGGAACCGATATCAACCAGATTCCCCTGGAGGTGCTTCGACGCGGTGTCGGCTTTGTGCCCCAAGAGAGTTTCCTCTTTTCCCGGACGATCGGCGAGAACATTGCCTGCGGCAGGGACGGGGCCACGGAGCACGAGGTGATGGAGGCGGCGCGGCTGGCGAGCCTGGATGGCGATCTGGCCCGTTTTCCCCGGGGGCTTGCCACTGTCGTCGGCGAACGGGGGGTCACCTTGTCGGGGGGGCAGCGGCAGCGGGTGGCCATCGCCCGCGCGTTGTTGCGCAACCCTTCCGTCTTGGTGCTTGACGATCCGCTTTCTGCGGTGGATGCCCGGACCGAGGAGGAAATCCTCCGGTCATTGGCCGGGTATTACGGTGATCGGACCGTGGTCATCATCTCCCATCGACTCTCAGCCGTTCGTACCTGTGATGTCATTGTGCTGCTCAAAGACGGTGTCATTGCCGAGCAGGGAAGCCATGATGAACTTGTTGCCCGGGGTGGAGCCTACGCGGCCCTCTGGCACGAGCAGCAGTTGCGCGACGAGATCGCCGGTTTCCGGGAAGATGGCGTGGAAAAGGAAGGGGAAAAAGGGGCTTTACAAACGGAAAATGCTGTATTATAG
- the recR gene encoding recombination mediator RecR, translating to MVHFSDSLSRLLAELQKLPGVGEKTALRLAFHLLKSPDNAAALADSLRDVMSRVRFCSVCFGITEDDPCRFCSDARDDGAICVVEEPQDLLAVERTRAFRGRYHVLQGALSPLNGVTPDRLRVAELMKRLEGGGVREVVIATNFTVEGEATALYLARMIKPLGVRVTRLAHGIPLGSDLEFVDAATVQRALEGRSEL from the coding sequence ATGGTACATTTTTCAGACTCATTGTCACGGTTGCTCGCGGAACTGCAAAAGCTGCCGGGAGTTGGCGAGAAAACCGCCCTGCGCCTCGCCTTTCATCTTTTGAAATCCCCCGACAACGCCGCTGCCCTGGCTGACAGTCTTCGGGACGTCATGTCCCGGGTGCGGTTCTGTTCCGTCTGTTTCGGCATTACCGAGGACGATCCCTGCCGGTTTTGCTCCGATGCCCGAGATGACGGTGCCATCTGCGTCGTCGAGGAACCCCAGGACCTTCTGGCCGTTGAGCGGACCCGAGCCTTCAGGGGGCGTTATCATGTGCTCCAGGGGGCGCTGTCCCCGCTCAACGGTGTTACCCCCGACCGGCTCCGCGTTGCGGAGCTCATGAAGCGGCTGGAGGGGGGAGGGGTTCGGGAAGTGGTTATTGCCACCAACTTCACCGTGGAGGGCGAAGCAACCGCGCTCTATCTGGCCAGGATGATCAAGCCCCTGGGGGTCAGGGTGACACGACTCGCCCACGGGATACCGCTCGGCAGCGATCTGGAGTTCGTGGATGCGGCCACGGTGCAGCGGGCGCTGGAAGGACGGAGCGAGCTGTAA
- a CDS encoding YbaB/EbfC family nucleoid-associated protein, whose amino-acid sequence MSKGLAGIMKQAQMMQQKMAKLQEEAANRTAEATAGGGAVTAVVSGKNQIVSLAIKPEAVDPEDVEMLQDLVVTAVNEALKKVQSQFAEEMSKVTGGLNIPGLF is encoded by the coding sequence ATGTCCAAGGGTTTGGCCGGAATCATGAAACAGGCTCAGATGATGCAACAGAAAATGGCGAAACTTCAAGAGGAAGCCGCCAATCGGACCGCCGAGGCCACCGCGGGGGGCGGCGCGGTCACCGCCGTGGTGAGTGGCAAGAATCAGATTGTTTCTCTGGCGATCAAGCCCGAGGCAGTTGATCCGGAAGATGTCGAAATGCTTCAGGACCTGGTCGTCACGGCCGTAAATGAGGCGCTCAAGAAGGTTCAATCCCAGTTTGCCGAGGAGATGAGCAAGGTTACGGGCGGACTCAATATCCCCGGCCTGTTTTAA
- a CDS encoding GTP-binding protein, producing MSFINYASREINCKIVYYGPGLCGKTTNLQYVYQKTAPEAKGKMISLATETERTLFFDFLPLALGEIRGFKTRFHLYTVPGQVFYDASRKLILKGVDGVVFVADSQEERMDANIESLENLAVNLKEQGYDLEKIPFVIQYNKRDLPGIVPVEELRRELNHRNVPDFEACAATGEGVFETLKAVAKLILIDLKKGR from the coding sequence ATGTCTTTCATCAACTACGCTTCGCGAGAGATAAACTGCAAAATAGTCTATTACGGCCCCGGCCTGTGCGGCAAGACCACCAATCTCCAGTACGTCTACCAGAAGACCGCTCCGGAGGCTAAGGGGAAGATGATCAGTCTCGCCACCGAGACCGAACGGACCCTGTTCTTTGACTTCCTTCCCCTTGCCCTGGGTGAGATCAGAGGGTTCAAGACCCGGTTCCACCTCTATACGGTGCCGGGACAGGTCTTTTACGACGCATCCCGCAAGTTGATCCTCAAAGGGGTCGACGGAGTCGTTTTCGTGGCCGACTCCCAAGAGGAGCGGATGGATGCCAATATCGAGTCCCTGGAGAACCTGGCGGTTAACCTAAAGGAACAAGGGTACGATCTGGAGAAGATCCCCTTTGTGATACAGTACAACAAGCGGGATCTCCCCGGCATAGTGCCGGTTGAGGAGTTGCGCCGGGAACTCAATCACCGGAACGTGCCCGACTTCGAGGCATGCGCAGCCACCGGCGAAGGGGTGTTCGAGACCCTCAAGGCCGTGGCCAAACTGATCCTCATCGATCTCAAAAAGGGGCGCTGA
- the nifJ gene encoding pyruvate:ferredoxin (flavodoxin) oxidoreductase, translating to MSRKMVTIDGNTAAAHVAHATNEVIAIYPITPSSVMGEISDIKSAMGEKNIWGTVPSVVEMQSEGGAAGAVHGALQAGALTTTFTASQGLLLMIPNMFKIAGELTSTVFHVSARAIAAQALSIFGDHSDVMSCRSTGWAMLCSNNSQEVMDFALIAQSATLRSRVPFLHFFDGFRTSHEVLKVEELTFDDMRAMLDDELIAAHKARGLSPDHPVMRGTAQNPDVYFQGRETVNPFYPKCIEIVAEEMDKFAKITGRQYKLVDYVGAPDADRVIVIMGSGADTVQETVEHLNTKGEKIGVVKVHLYRPFPIDAFIAALPKTVKKIAVLDRTKEPGALGEPLYLDVRTAIGEAMADGKCQFDGYPVIVGGRYGLGSKEFTPAQAKAVFDNLATAKPQNKFVVGITEDVTNSSLPCDPSFFNPMEGAYQAMFFGLGSDGTVGANKNSIKIIGEMTDNNAQAYFVYDSKKAGSMTTSHLRFGKKYIRAPYLVQEADFVACHNFAFVEKYDMLAKAKQGATFLLNAPYDHNEVWDRLPADMQQQIIDKKLKFFVIDGVRLGNEIGLGPRINVIMQTAFFKISNIIPLDQAIDEIKDAIKKTYGKAGEKVVEMNYKAVEAGLNNFYEVTVPATATSTLQKPPVVSARAPQFVQETTAPIIAGLGDDLPVSKMPADGTFPTATSQFEKRNIAVEIPVWDEQLCIQCGICSFVCPHATIRMKAYDASALAGAPAAFKSVDCKIPEFKGQKFTIQVAPEDCTGCGACVHNCPAKSKEDPNHKAINMAYQPPLRSQEVENWDFFLTIPDVDPTVAKLDTVRGSQLVRPLFEFSGACLGCGETPYLKLLTQLFGDRTVIANATGCSSIYGGNLPTTPYAQRADGLGPAWSNSLFEDNAEFGYGMRLAVDKFNAMALELVDKLSSSCSCSSCTSAVPLMNEIKGADQSSQAGIEAQRARVAELKKTLASCPEPDAKRLLTVADYLVKKSVWCIGGDGWAYDIGYGGLDHVIASGKNINLLVLDTEVYSNTGGQASKSTPLGAVAQFAAGGKPVSKKDLGMMAMAYGSVYVATVSLANPAQCIKAFLEAEAYDGPSLIIAYAHCIAHGIDMTSGVDAQKRAVQSGYWPLYRYNPQLAAECKNPLQLDSKAPTIAFEEYVNSENRYRVLKKNNPKGYEDLMRKAAAWSKAHFSYYQKLAALNFEDTCEK from the coding sequence ATGAGTCGCAAAATGGTAACCATCGACGGCAATACCGCGGCTGCCCACGTGGCGCACGCCACCAACGAGGTCATTGCCATCTACCCCATTACCCCTTCGTCGGTCATGGGTGAGATTTCCGACATCAAGAGCGCCATGGGCGAGAAAAACATCTGGGGAACCGTACCGTCGGTTGTCGAGATGCAGTCGGAAGGCGGCGCTGCCGGTGCCGTGCACGGTGCCCTCCAGGCAGGTGCGCTGACCACCACTTTTACCGCCAGCCAGGGTCTGCTCCTGATGATCCCGAACATGTTCAAGATCGCCGGCGAGCTGACCTCTACGGTCTTCCATGTCTCCGCCCGCGCCATCGCGGCCCAGGCCCTCTCCATCTTTGGCGACCATTCGGACGTCATGTCCTGCCGTTCCACCGGTTGGGCCATGCTCTGCTCCAACAACTCCCAGGAGGTCATGGACTTCGCCCTGATTGCCCAGTCCGCGACGCTTCGTTCCCGGGTGCCGTTCCTCCATTTCTTCGACGGCTTCCGGACCTCCCACGAGGTTCTCAAGGTGGAGGAGCTGACTTTCGACGACATGCGCGCCATGCTGGACGACGAACTGATCGCCGCCCACAAGGCCCGGGGCCTCTCTCCGGACCATCCCGTCATGCGCGGCACCGCCCAGAACCCTGACGTCTACTTCCAGGGGCGCGAGACCGTTAACCCCTTCTACCCGAAATGTATCGAGATCGTGGCAGAGGAGATGGACAAGTTCGCCAAGATCACGGGCCGCCAGTACAAGCTGGTGGACTACGTGGGCGCCCCCGACGCCGACCGGGTCATCGTCATCATGGGATCCGGCGCCGACACGGTGCAGGAGACCGTGGAGCACCTGAACACCAAGGGTGAGAAGATCGGCGTGGTGAAGGTCCACCTCTACCGGCCGTTCCCCATCGATGCCTTCATTGCCGCCCTGCCCAAGACCGTGAAGAAGATCGCGGTCCTCGACCGGACCAAGGAGCCCGGCGCCCTGGGCGAGCCCCTGTACCTGGATGTCCGCACTGCCATCGGCGAGGCCATGGCCGACGGGAAGTGCCAGTTCGACGGCTACCCGGTCATCGTGGGCGGTCGCTACGGCCTTGGTTCCAAGGAGTTCACCCCGGCCCAGGCCAAGGCGGTGTTCGATAACCTAGCCACTGCCAAGCCGCAGAACAAGTTCGTGGTCGGCATCACCGAGGACGTGACCAACAGCAGCCTCCCGTGTGATCCGTCCTTCTTCAACCCGATGGAAGGGGCCTACCAGGCCATGTTCTTCGGCCTCGGCTCCGACGGTACCGTGGGCGCCAACAAGAACTCCATCAAGATCATCGGCGAGATGACCGACAACAACGCCCAGGCCTACTTCGTCTACGACTCCAAGAAGGCCGGCTCCATGACCACCTCGCACCTGCGCTTCGGCAAGAAGTACATCAGAGCGCCGTACCTGGTGCAGGAGGCCGACTTCGTGGCCTGCCACAACTTCGCCTTCGTGGAAAAGTACGACATGCTGGCCAAGGCCAAGCAGGGTGCCACGTTCCTCCTGAACGCCCCTTACGACCACAACGAGGTGTGGGACAGGCTCCCCGCCGACATGCAGCAGCAGATCATCGACAAGAAGCTCAAGTTCTTCGTGATCGATGGGGTACGCCTCGGCAACGAGATCGGGCTCGGTCCCCGGATCAACGTGATCATGCAGACCGCCTTCTTCAAGATATCCAACATCATCCCGCTGGATCAGGCCATTGACGAGATCAAGGACGCTATCAAGAAAACCTATGGCAAGGCAGGCGAGAAGGTCGTGGAGATGAACTACAAGGCGGTTGAGGCCGGCCTCAACAACTTCTACGAGGTAACGGTACCGGCAACGGCAACCAGTACCCTCCAGAAGCCTCCCGTGGTCAGCGCCAGGGCCCCCCAGTTCGTGCAGGAGACCACCGCCCCCATCATCGCCGGCCTCGGCGACGACCTGCCGGTGTCCAAGATGCCGGCCGACGGCACCTTCCCGACGGCGACCTCCCAGTTCGAAAAGCGGAACATCGCCGTGGAGATCCCCGTGTGGGACGAGCAGCTCTGCATCCAGTGCGGCATCTGCTCCTTCGTCTGCCCCCACGCCACCATCAGGATGAAGGCCTATGACGCCTCCGCCCTTGCCGGCGCCCCGGCAGCGTTCAAGTCGGTTGACTGCAAGATTCCCGAGTTCAAGGGGCAGAAGTTCACCATCCAGGTAGCCCCGGAAGACTGCACCGGCTGCGGCGCCTGCGTCCACAACTGCCCGGCCAAGAGTAAGGAAGACCCGAACCACAAGGCCATCAATATGGCATACCAGCCGCCCCTGCGTTCTCAAGAGGTCGAGAACTGGGACTTCTTCCTCACCATCCCGGACGTGGACCCCACCGTAGCCAAGCTGGACACGGTCCGCGGTTCCCAGTTGGTGCGGCCGCTGTTCGAATTCTCCGGCGCCTGCCTCGGCTGCGGCGAGACCCCGTACCTGAAGCTCCTGACCCAGCTCTTCGGCGACCGGACCGTCATTGCCAACGCCACCGGCTGCTCCTCCATCTACGGCGGAAACCTGCCCACCACCCCCTATGCCCAGCGGGCCGACGGGCTTGGGCCGGCATGGTCGAACTCCCTGTTCGAGGACAACGCCGAGTTCGGCTACGGCATGCGTCTGGCCGTGGATAAATTCAACGCCATGGCCCTTGAGCTGGTCGACAAGCTTTCGTCTTCCTGCTCCTGCTCTTCCTGCACGAGCGCGGTGCCCCTCATGAACGAGATCAAGGGCGCCGACCAGTCGAGCCAGGCCGGCATCGAGGCCCAGCGGGCCCGGGTGGCGGAGCTGAAGAAGACCCTTGCTTCCTGTCCCGAGCCGGATGCCAAGCGCCTGCTCACCGTGGCCGACTACCTGGTCAAGAAGTCCGTCTGGTGCATCGGCGGCGACGGCTGGGCGTACGATATCGGCTACGGCGGCCTCGACCACGTCATCGCCAGCGGCAAGAACATCAATCTGCTGGTGCTCGACACCGAGGTCTACTCCAACACCGGCGGCCAGGCTTCCAAGTCGACCCCGCTGGGCGCCGTGGCCCAGTTCGCCGCCGGCGGTAAGCCGGTCTCCAAGAAGGATCTCGGCATGATGGCCATGGCCTACGGGTCGGTCTACGTGGCCACTGTCTCCCTCGCCAATCCGGCCCAGTGCATCAAGGCGTTCCTGGAGGCCGAGGCCTATGACGGTCCGTCGCTCATCATCGCCTATGCCCACTGCATCGCCCACGGCATCGACATGACCAGCGGCGTGGATGCCCAGAAGCGGGCGGTTCAGTCCGGTTACTGGCCCCTCTACCGCTATAATCCGCAGCTGGCCGCCGAGTGCAAGAACCCGCTCCAGCTCGACAGCAAGGCCCCGACCATCGCCTTTGAAGAGTACGTCAACAGCGAGAACCGCTACCGCGTCCTCAAGAAGAACAACCCGAAAGGGTACGAGGATCTCATGAGAAAAGCGGCGGCATGGTCCAAGGCCCACTTCAGCTACTACCAGAAGCTGGCGGCCCTCAACTTCGAGGATACCTGCGAGAAGTAG
- a CDS encoding roadblock/LC7 domain-containing protein has product MSYPQMVMYDEEFKLINAVIEKLLREANAKVIFLVDKNGQLISGVGETERFDTTSLASLTAGNIAATGGLAKLIGEKEFSILFHEGEKDNLHISIVGGRVILVVLFDNRSSLGLVRLRVKKASDELTTVFDRLMKKAEEKERSGIQEFPFAEITDDDIDNLFS; this is encoded by the coding sequence ATGTCCTATCCTCAGATGGTCATGTACGACGAGGAGTTCAAGCTGATCAATGCGGTCATCGAGAAGCTTCTCCGGGAAGCCAACGCCAAGGTCATCTTTCTGGTCGACAAGAACGGCCAGCTCATCTCGGGCGTGGGAGAAACCGAGCGGTTCGACACCACCTCGCTTGCTTCGCTCACGGCGGGCAACATCGCGGCCACGGGCGGCCTGGCCAAGCTGATCGGCGAGAAGGAGTTCTCCATCCTTTTCCACGAAGGTGAAAAGGACAACCTTCACATCTCCATCGTCGGGGGCAGGGTGATCCTGGTGGTCCTGTTCGACAACCGCTCGTCCCTGGGGCTCGTCCGGCTGAGGGTGAAGAAGGCGTCGGACGAACTGACCACCGTGTTCGACCGACTCATGAAAAAGGCTGAGGAAAAGGAGCGAAGCGGTATCCAGGAGTTTCCCTTCGCCGAGATCACCGACGACGACATCGACAATCTTTTCAGCTAG
- the dnaX gene encoding DNA polymerase III subunit gamma/tau, whose product MSYLVLARKWRPQTFSDLTGQEHVSRTLQNAIDSGRIAHAFLFTGARGVGKTSSARILAKALNCEQGMSPEPCNVCPACTEITAGTSVDVLEIDGASNTGVDDIRELRENVKYLPSRLRYKIFIIDEVHMLSTNAFNALLKTLEEPPPHVKFIFATTEPHKLPITILSRCQRFDFRRIPLAKVVARLRYIVDREGISISDESLAVVARKGDGSMRDSLSVLDQVLAFCGETVNDDDVVSLLGVVDRRLLLEASAAVLGRDTRSVLGVVARVDEFGYNMRQFCGELIDHFRNLTIMRAVGDAGDLLDLSEAELQSVREQASSALLEDLQRHMTILLRADGELAHSGYPRLVLEMALVRMATLAPLVPVGELLDRLGRIEERGSGVAADARASWRPSPPPEAGVAPVPRPAPSALAEQRPRPVPAGAEAKPPPSRSDSPVQEPRRTGDEWADFVAFVKGAKPRIGTSLEYGSPLHIAADRLEIGFPENSFALSSLRDGDAQASLKALAERFFSAPMTVALKVLTGEGHAPPNLLEKKRAEDEQRRTGLKRSAESHPAVSSALEVFDGTLAEVAPLGTRGKL is encoded by the coding sequence GTGTCCTATCTCGTTCTCGCACGAAAGTGGCGTCCCCAGACCTTCAGCGACCTCACGGGACAGGAGCACGTCAGCCGAACCCTTCAGAACGCCATTGATTCCGGCAGGATCGCCCACGCGTTCCTCTTCACAGGGGCCCGCGGCGTCGGCAAAACCTCGTCGGCCCGGATTCTGGCCAAGGCCCTCAACTGCGAGCAGGGTATGAGTCCCGAGCCGTGCAACGTCTGTCCCGCCTGTACCGAGATCACGGCCGGCACCTCGGTCGATGTTCTTGAAATTGACGGGGCCTCCAACACCGGTGTCGACGATATTCGCGAACTGCGGGAGAACGTCAAGTACCTTCCGTCGCGGTTGCGCTACAAGATCTTCATCATTGATGAAGTCCACATGCTCTCCACCAACGCCTTCAACGCCCTGTTGAAGACCCTGGAGGAGCCACCGCCCCACGTGAAGTTCATCTTTGCCACCACCGAGCCCCACAAGCTTCCCATCACCATACTCTCACGCTGCCAACGCTTCGATTTCCGGCGGATTCCGCTTGCAAAGGTGGTGGCCCGACTGCGTTACATCGTCGACCGTGAGGGGATTTCCATCAGCGACGAGTCCCTTGCCGTGGTGGCGCGCAAGGGAGACGGCAGCATGCGGGACTCCCTGTCGGTCCTGGACCAGGTGCTTGCCTTCTGTGGCGAGACGGTGAACGATGATGATGTGGTGAGCCTTCTGGGTGTCGTGGACCGGCGCCTGCTGCTGGAGGCGTCGGCCGCCGTTTTGGGCCGTGATACGCGCAGTGTGCTCGGGGTGGTTGCCCGGGTGGACGAATTCGGTTACAACATGCGTCAGTTTTGCGGCGAACTTATCGACCATTTCCGCAATCTGACCATCATGAGGGCCGTGGGCGATGCGGGAGACCTGCTCGACCTCTCCGAGGCGGAGCTCCAGTCGGTTCGTGAACAGGCATCCTCGGCGCTGCTGGAGGATCTGCAGCGGCACATGACAATCCTCCTGCGGGCCGACGGCGAGTTGGCTCACTCGGGCTACCCCCGGCTGGTCCTGGAGATGGCGCTGGTTCGAATGGCGACGCTGGCGCCCCTGGTGCCGGTGGGTGAACTGCTGGACAGGCTCGGCAGAATCGAGGAGCGGGGCAGCGGTGTTGCGGCCGACGCCCGGGCGTCATGGCGCCCCTCACCCCCGCCGGAGGCCGGGGTCGCCCCTGTGCCGCGTCCGGCACCCTCTGCCCTGGCCGAACAACGACCCCGCCCCGTTCCTGCCGGGGCTGAGGCAAAGCCGCCCCCGTCGCGTAGTGACTCGCCCGTTCAGGAACCTCGGCGGACCGGGGATGAGTGGGCCGATTTTGTTGCATTCGTCAAGGGGGCCAAGCCCCGGATCGGCACATCGCTGGAGTACGGCAGTCCGCTGCATATTGCCGCTGACCGCCTAGAAATCGGTTTTCCGGAAAACTCCTTTGCTCTGTCGAGCCTCCGGGACGGCGATGCGCAAGCATCTCTCAAGGCCTTGGCGGAGCGCTTCTTCTCGGCACCCATGACGGTTGCCCTCAAGGTGTTGACCGGTGAAGGCCATGCGCCTCCCAACCTGCTTGAAAAAAAAAGAGCTGAAGATGAGCAGCGCCGCACCGGCCTGAAGCGGTCGGCCGAATCCCATCCGGCGGTATCCTCGGCCCTTGAGGTCTTTGACGGAACACTCGCAGAGGTTGCCCCGCTGGGGACGCGAGGCAAGCTATAA